One segment of Lepus europaeus isolate LE1 chromosome 16, mLepTim1.pri, whole genome shotgun sequence DNA contains the following:
- the FGFRL1 gene encoding LOW QUALITY PROTEIN: fibroblast growth factor receptor-like 1 (The sequence of the model RefSeq protein was modified relative to this genomic sequence to represent the inferred CDS: deleted 2 bases in 2 codons) has protein sequence MTPRPALLLPPLLLLLLPLLLGAPPPAAAARGPPWMADKVVSRQVARLGRTVRLQCPVEGDPPPLTMWTKDGRTIHSGWSRFRMLPQGLKVKEVEAEDAGVYVCKATNGFGSLSLNYTLVVLDDVGPEKQSPGLDGSSGGPEDPAGQQWARPRFTQPSKMRRRVIARPVGSSVRLKCVASGHPRPDITWTKDDQALMHAEAGEHRKKKWTLSLKNLRPEDSGKYTCRVSNRVGAINATYKVDVIQRTRSKPVLTGTHPVNTTVDFGGTTSFQCKVRSDVKPVIQWLKRVEYGAEGRHNSTIDVGGQKFVVLPTGEVWSRPDGSYLNKLLIARARQDDAGMYICLGANTMGYSFRSAFLTVRPDPKPPGPHVAPSAPATSLPWPVVIGIPAGAVFILGTVLLWLCQARKKPCAPGPVPGPRPPGAARDRGGDKDLPALAPLGAAPAGGLCEDLGPPAASQHLLGSGPAAGPKLYPKLYADVHTHTHTHCHTHAHVEGKVHYQC, from the exons ATGACGCCGCGCCCCGCGCTGTtgctgccgccgctgctgctgctgctgctgccgctgctgctggggGCCCCCCCGCCAGCCGCCGCCGCCAGAG GGCCCCCGTGGATGGCAGACAAGGTGGTCTCCCGGCAGGTGGCCCGGCTGGGCCGCACTGTGCGGCTGCAGTGCCCGGTGGAAGGGGACCCGCCACCCCTGACCATGTGGACCAAGGATGGCCGCACCATCCACAGCGGCTGGAGCCGCTTCCGCATGCTGCCCCAGGGGCTGAAGGTGAAGGAGGTGGAGGCCGAGGACGCAGGCGTGTACGTGTGCAAGGCCACCAACGGCTTCGGCAGCCTCAGCCTCAACTACACGCTCGTCGTGCTGG ATGACGTGGGTCCAGAGAAGCAGAGCCCAGGCCTGGACGGCTCCTCAGGGGGCCCGGAGGATCCAGCTGGTCAGCAGTGGG CACGGCCCCGCTTCACACAGCCCTCCAAGATGAGGCGCCGGGTGATTGCGCGGCCCGTGGGCAGCTCTGTGCGGCTCAAGTGCGTGGCCAGCGGCCATCCACGGCCCGACATCACGTGGACAAAGGACGATCAGGCCTTGATGCACGCGGAGGCTGGCGAGCACCGGAAGAAGAAGTGGACGCTGAGCCTGAAGAACCTGCGGCCCGAGGACAGCGGCAAATACACCTGCCGCGTGTCGAACCGCGTGGGCGCCATCAACGCCACCTATAAGGTGGATGTGATCC AGCGCACCCGCTCCAAGCCCGTGCTGACGGGCACGCACCCCGTGAACACCACGGTGGACTTCGGCGGGACCACGTCGTTCCAGTGCAAGGTGCGCAGCGACGTGAAGCCGGTGATCCAGTGGCTGAAGCGCGTGGAGTACGGCGCCGAGGGCCGCCACAACTCCACCATCGACGTGGGCGGCCAGAAGTTCGTGGTGCTGCCCACGGGCGAGGTGTGGTCGCGGCCTGACGGCTCCTACCTCAACAAGCTGCTCATCGCGCGC GCGCGCCAGGACGACGCAGGCATGTACATCTGTCTGGGCGCCAACACCATGGGCTACAGCTTCCGCAGCGCCTTCCTCACCGTGCGGCCAG ACCCCAAGCCGCCAGGGCCGCACGTGGCGCCCTCGGCCCCGGCCACAAGCCTGCCCTGGCCCGTGGTCATCGGCATCCCAGCGGGCGCCGTCTTCATCCTGGGCACCGTGCTGCTGTGGCTGTgtcaggccaggaagaagccctgTGCCCCTGGCCCCGTCCCCGGCCCGCGCCCGCCCGGCGCTGCCCGGGACCGCGGCGGGGACAAGGACCTGCCCGCGCTGGCC CCCCTGGGTGCAGCCCCTGCTGGGGGGCTGTGTGAGGACCTCGGGCCCCCAGCCgcctcccagcacctgctgggctcaGGCCCGGCTGCGGGCCCCAAGCTGTACCCCAAGCTATATGcagacgtgcacacacacacacacacccactgccACACGCACGCCCACGTGGAGGGCAAGGTCCACTATCAGTGCTAG